A window from Halomicrobium urmianum encodes these proteins:
- a CDS encoding ABC transporter ATP-binding protein → MSVLDTNAAVKEYDSGDKRLRALDGVDVSVEAGEFVAIVGPSGSGKSTLLNLLGLLDEPTEGSVEVEGTRLSTLSTSERTDLRRETVGFVFQSFYLIPTLTARGNVAVPGLVRSDRDSVSERAETLLERVGLGDRTNHYPNELSGGQKQRVAVARSLINDPDVLLADEPTGNLDQDTGAKVLDVFDEITDEGVAVLTVTHDEQVSDFADRIVRLVDGRIESR, encoded by the coding sequence ATGAGTGTACTCGACACGAACGCCGCAGTCAAAGAGTACGACTCGGGTGACAAGCGGCTCCGCGCGCTCGACGGCGTCGACGTCTCCGTCGAGGCGGGTGAGTTCGTCGCCATCGTCGGCCCCTCCGGCAGCGGCAAGTCCACGCTGCTGAACCTGCTCGGCCTGCTCGACGAGCCCACCGAGGGCAGCGTCGAGGTCGAGGGGACCCGGCTGTCGACGCTGTCGACCAGCGAGCGGACGGACCTGCGCCGCGAGACCGTCGGATTCGTCTTCCAGAGCTTCTACCTGATTCCGACCCTGACGGCCCGGGGGAACGTCGCGGTACCGGGGCTGGTCAGGTCGGATCGCGACTCGGTGTCCGAACGTGCCGAGACCCTGCTCGAACGGGTCGGGCTCGGCGACCGCACGAACCACTACCCCAACGAGCTGTCGGGCGGACAGAAACAGCGGGTCGCCGTCGCGCGGTCGCTCATCAACGACCCCGACGTACTCCTGGCCGACGAACCGACGGGAAACCTCGACCAGGACACCGGCGCGAAGGTGCTCGACGTCTTCGACGAGATCACCGACGAGGGCGTCGCGGTCCTGACGGTCACCCACGACGAGCAGGTCAGCGACTTCGCGGACCGCATCGTCAGACTGGTCGACGGGAGGATCGAGTCCCGATGA
- a CDS encoding ABC transporter permease, which translates to MIDSPFSRRFPFAALAWHNLSRAKARSILATAGITIGVIAIASLGMFGAAYEQSLRNTFDDTVSQVYVSPGEDASFDAMTRMHVQEIERTVDGDVYPVGYFTANVSGIAAEDAQVTMVSLDRPTDFYDIASGDTDGDWRSGVIIGSAVAEQLEVDVGDGITVDGNTRRVRAVLQEAGRGQVLPADDAIVVPQSRAPSKEYQLIIVHSENPQKAFETSNRMDEELNGREERYSVNDAEEGYEQLNQQLNTFNMLLIGIGSVSLLVASVSILNVMLMSTIERKEEIGVMRAVGYHRLDVLRLMLVEASLLGVIGALVGVAISVLMGMAINAELLSDPLAFTTEALTYTVLGFLFGTLASFVSGLYPAWKAANARPVEALRD; encoded by the coding sequence ATGATCGACAGCCCGTTCTCCCGCCGCTTCCCGTTCGCGGCGCTGGCCTGGCACAACCTCTCGCGCGCGAAGGCCCGCTCGATCCTCGCGACGGCCGGGATCACGATCGGCGTGATCGCCATCGCGTCGCTGGGGATGTTCGGGGCCGCCTACGAGCAGTCGCTGCGCAACACGTTCGACGACACCGTCAGTCAGGTGTACGTCAGCCCCGGCGAGGACGCGTCGTTCGACGCGATGACGCGGATGCACGTCCAGGAGATCGAGCGGACAGTCGACGGCGACGTCTACCCCGTCGGCTACTTCACTGCGAACGTCAGCGGGATCGCGGCCGAAGACGCGCAGGTCACCATGGTGTCGCTCGACAGGCCGACCGATTTCTACGACATCGCCAGCGGTGACACCGACGGCGATTGGCGGTCGGGCGTGATAATCGGATCCGCGGTCGCAGAACAGCTCGAGGTCGACGTCGGCGACGGCATCACCGTCGACGGGAACACCCGCCGCGTCCGCGCCGTCCTCCAGGAGGCCGGGCGCGGGCAGGTGCTCCCGGCGGACGACGCCATCGTCGTCCCGCAGTCGCGGGCCCCCTCGAAGGAGTACCAGTTGATCATCGTCCACTCCGAGAACCCGCAGAAGGCGTTCGAGACGTCCAACCGCATGGACGAGGAACTCAACGGCCGCGAGGAGCGGTACTCGGTAAACGACGCCGAAGAAGGCTACGAGCAGCTGAATCAGCAGCTCAATACGTTCAACATGCTGCTGATCGGGATCGGTAGCGTCTCCCTGCTCGTCGCGAGCGTCAGCATCCTCAACGTGATGCTCATGTCGACGATCGAGCGCAAGGAGGAGATCGGCGTCATGCGGGCCGTCGGCTATCACCGCCTTGACGTCCTGCGGCTGATGCTGGTGGAGGCCTCACTGCTGGGGGTGATCGGCGCCCTCGTCGGCGTCGCCATCAGCGTCCTCATGGGGATGGCGATCAACGCCGAACTGCTCAGCGACCCGCTGGCGTTCACGACCGAGGCGCTCACGTACACCGTGCTTGGCTTCCTGTTCGGGACGCTGGCGAGCTTCGTCAGCGGGCTCTATCCGGCGTGGAAGGCCGCCAACGCGCGGCCCGTCGAGGCGCTGCGGGACTAG
- a CDS encoding tRNA (N(6)-L-threonylcarbamoyladenosine(37)-C(2))-methylthiotransferase — MARYHIETYGCTSNRGESQEIEQALRDGGHHPADGPEEADVAILNTCTVVEKTERNMLRRAKELDEETPADLVITGCMALAQGEQFRDEGVDAEILHWDDVPQHVLNGECPTVTPDTETVLDGVVGILPIGRGCMSDCSYCITKHATGRIESPSVEENVEKARALVHAGAKEIRITGQDTGVYGWDRNQGESLLPELLDRICTEVDGEFRVRVGMANPKGVHGVREELAEVFAEHDELYNFLHAPVQSGSDDVLADMRRQHAVEEYVEVVETFDDRLDYWTLSTDFIVGFPSETDRDFQQSMALLRETRPEKINVTRFSKRPGTDAADMKGLGGQTKKDRSKAMTDCKMEVTGEAYESMIGRESEVLLVEDGTEESLVGYDEAYRQVVIADAEERGLAVGDMVDCEITSHNTVYAFGEPV; from the coding sequence ATGGCCCGCTACCACATCGAGACGTACGGGTGCACCTCCAACCGCGGGGAGAGCCAGGAGATCGAGCAGGCGCTCCGCGACGGGGGTCACCACCCGGCCGACGGTCCCGAGGAGGCCGACGTGGCCATCCTCAACACCTGCACCGTCGTCGAGAAGACGGAGCGCAACATGCTCCGGCGGGCCAAAGAGCTGGATGAGGAGACGCCCGCTGACCTGGTGATCACCGGCTGCATGGCGCTGGCCCAGGGCGAGCAGTTCCGCGACGAGGGCGTCGACGCCGAGATCCTCCACTGGGACGACGTCCCCCAGCACGTCCTCAACGGGGAGTGCCCGACCGTGACGCCCGACACCGAGACCGTTCTCGACGGCGTCGTCGGCATCCTCCCCATCGGACGCGGGTGCATGAGCGACTGCTCGTACTGCATCACCAAGCACGCCACCGGCCGGATCGAGTCGCCCTCGGTCGAGGAGAACGTCGAGAAGGCCCGGGCGCTGGTCCACGCCGGCGCGAAGGAGATCCGGATCACCGGTCAGGACACCGGCGTCTACGGCTGGGACCGCAACCAGGGCGAGAGCCTCCTTCCCGAACTTCTGGACCGGATCTGCACCGAGGTCGACGGCGAGTTCCGGGTCCGCGTCGGCATGGCCAACCCCAAGGGCGTCCACGGCGTCCGCGAGGAACTCGCGGAGGTCTTCGCCGAGCACGACGAGCTGTACAACTTCCTGCACGCGCCCGTCCAGTCCGGCAGCGACGACGTCCTCGCCGACATGCGCCGCCAGCACGCCGTCGAGGAGTACGTCGAGGTCGTCGAGACGTTCGACGACCGCCTCGACTACTGGACGCTGTCGACGGACTTCATCGTCGGCTTCCCCAGCGAGACCGACCGCGACTTCCAGCAGTCGATGGCCCTGCTGCGGGAGACCCGCCCCGAGAAGATCAACGTCACGCGCTTCTCGAAGCGCCCCGGCACCGACGCCGCCGACATGAAGGGGCTGGGCGGCCAGACCAAGAAGGACCGCTCGAAGGCCATGACCGACTGCAAGATGGAGGTCACCGGCGAGGCCTACGAGTCCATGATCGGCCGGGAGAGCGAGGTCCTGCTCGTCGAGGACGGCACCGAGGAGTCGCTGGTGGGCTACGACGAGGCCTACCGCCAGGTCGTGATCGCCGACGCCGAGGAGCGCGGGCTGGCGGTAGGTGACATGGTCGACTGCGAGATCACCAGTCACAACACGGTGTACGCGTTCGGGGAGCCGGTCTGA
- a CDS encoding SDR family NAD(P)-dependent oxidoreductase: MTVLDRFRLDGDVAVVTGGNRGIGRAIAQALAEAGADVAIGNRDAESGRRAADEIAADTGADVRAYEVDVTDEAQVEALVEATVADLGGLDVLVNNAGITIHAPAEEMTVEQFQRVLDVNVTGAFRCAKHAGRVMIENPGDGRGGAGSVVTLSSMSARVANYPQHQVAYNASKGAVDAFTRQLASEWAEHDVRVNAVAPGYVRTDPVDEALAEDPELEALWTDEMLLSEMARPEDVAPLVVYLASEASWYVTGASLLIDGGYTVR; this comes from the coding sequence GTGACGGTCCTCGACCGATTCCGGCTGGACGGCGACGTGGCCGTCGTCACCGGCGGGAACCGGGGGATCGGGCGGGCCATCGCGCAGGCGCTCGCGGAGGCGGGCGCGGACGTCGCCATCGGCAACCGGGACGCCGAGAGCGGGCGGCGAGCGGCCGACGAAATCGCCGCCGACACGGGTGCCGACGTGCGCGCCTACGAGGTCGACGTCACCGACGAGGCGCAGGTCGAGGCGCTGGTCGAAGCGACCGTCGCGGACCTGGGCGGGCTGGACGTCCTCGTCAACAACGCCGGGATCACGATCCACGCGCCCGCCGAGGAGATGACTGTCGAGCAGTTCCAGCGCGTGCTCGACGTGAACGTCACTGGCGCCTTCCGGTGTGCGAAGCACGCGGGCCGCGTGATGATCGAGAACCCCGGCGACGGCCGCGGCGGCGCCGGGAGCGTCGTCACCCTCTCCTCGATGTCGGCGCGGGTCGCGAACTACCCCCAGCATCAGGTCGCCTACAACGCCTCGAAGGGAGCCGTCGACGCCTTCACCCGCCAGCTGGCCTCCGAGTGGGCCGAGCACGACGTCCGGGTCAACGCCGTCGCGCCGGGGTACGTCCGCACCGACCCCGTCGACGAGGCGCTGGCCGAGGACCCCGAACTCGAGGCGCTGTGGACCGACGAGATGCTGCTGTCGGAGATGGCCCGCCCCGAGGACGTCGCGCCGCTGGTGGTGTACCTCGCCAGCGAGGCGTCGTGGTACGTCACCGGCGCCTCGCTGCTGATCGACGGCGGCTACACCGTCCGGTAG
- the deoC gene encoding deoxyribose-phosphate aldolase: protein METVPERIEHTVLGPTTRWTDVRQALDEAADLGMRACVPPCYVAQAEQHSDVPLVTVIDFPHGQGTPEVACEAARQAWEDGAGEVDLVANVGRLKAGEDDAVRTEIAEVVAAVPIPVKVIVEAPLLSDTELDRIGELAAEADAAYCKTATGFSEGGATVGDVEALAQFRPVKASGGIGTWERAAAMFRAGADRIGASSGATIVREWRDAGEPSLASLRAGGESGAADPAADGAEGDR from the coding sequence ATGGAGACCGTCCCCGAGCGGATCGAACACACGGTGCTGGGCCCGACGACGCGCTGGACGGACGTCCGGCAGGCGCTGGACGAGGCGGCCGACCTCGGGATGCGCGCGTGTGTCCCGCCCTGCTACGTTGCCCAGGCTGAGCAACACTCCGACGTCCCGCTGGTGACCGTGATCGACTTCCCGCACGGCCAGGGGACGCCCGAGGTCGCCTGCGAGGCGGCCCGCCAGGCCTGGGAGGACGGCGCGGGGGAAGTCGACCTCGTCGCCAACGTCGGCCGGCTGAAGGCCGGCGAAGACGACGCCGTCCGGACGGAGATCGCCGAGGTGGTCGCCGCCGTCCCGATCCCAGTGAAGGTGATCGTCGAGGCCCCGCTGCTGTCGGACACCGAACTCGACCGGATCGGCGAACTCGCCGCGGAGGCCGACGCCGCCTACTGCAAGACTGCGACCGGATTCTCGGAGGGCGGCGCGACCGTCGGCGACGTCGAGGCGCTCGCGCAGTTCCGCCCGGTCAAGGCCAGCGGCGGGATCGGCACCTGGGAGCGGGCGGCCGCCATGTTCCGCGCCGGTGCCGACCGGATCGGGGCATCCAGCGGCGCGACCATCGTCCGCGAGTGGCGCGACGCCGGCGAACCGAGCCTGGCTTCCCTGCGGGCGGGCGGCGAGTCGGGAGCGGCGGACCCGGCGGCCGACGGCGCGGAGGGCGACCGGTGA